The following proteins are co-located in the Microbacterium immunditiarum genome:
- a CDS encoding DUF4185 domain-containing protein: MTHFGKWMGAAAVGGLVVAGSLAGAAGPAVATTAATPVTVVEKLTGPDAPNNTWGRWDIKGTDLGIMWDDGNGKVLMAFGDTFGNAWTGPGGGSGHNGNWRSNVLVRSSDRDLSDGMLFESAPQAPMGIAKELIPSRKINGDEMTTIPTAGIAVGKRQYMGFMSVKQWGEPGYWDTNYAGIAYSDDDGENWTVSDTRWDNTPAGDHPFQMQAYARKGGDIYVFGTQNGRNGPASVARVPERKLLDKSAYRYWDGHRWSKDEADAVPIVEAPVSELSVQYDAYSKRFLLMTLSGEDIVLRTAKNPQGPWSAPQTVASSADYPGLYGGYFHPWSEAGEIYFAMSQWSPYNVYLMRMQVDPDGRIVNPNLVSNPSFERADAIGDGTGGTWACTPNCGIDTAPASSFSGDHNAFVRYNTGWRNIWQDVTVQPNTSYRLTGWVRTSVNSDAGFFGARTTEGNVVSEAHFVSLGPWTKLTVDFESGPLSTVQVFAGVWTNSGDIWLQVDDVAVIRQ; the protein is encoded by the coding sequence ATGACGCACTTCGGAAAGTGGATGGGCGCGGCCGCGGTCGGCGGCCTCGTCGTCGCCGGGTCCCTCGCCGGCGCGGCAGGTCCGGCGGTGGCGACGACCGCTGCGACGCCGGTCACCGTCGTCGAGAAGCTGACCGGGCCTGACGCCCCCAACAACACGTGGGGGCGCTGGGACATTAAGGGCACCGACCTCGGCATCATGTGGGACGACGGCAACGGCAAGGTGCTTATGGCGTTCGGCGACACGTTCGGCAACGCGTGGACCGGACCCGGGGGCGGCTCCGGGCACAACGGCAACTGGCGCAGCAACGTGCTCGTCCGATCGAGCGACCGCGACCTCTCGGACGGCATGCTGTTCGAGAGCGCGCCGCAGGCGCCAATGGGCATCGCGAAGGAGCTCATCCCGTCCAGGAAGATCAACGGCGACGAGATGACCACCATCCCCACAGCTGGGATCGCGGTCGGCAAGCGCCAGTACATGGGCTTCATGTCGGTCAAGCAGTGGGGGGAGCCGGGGTACTGGGACACGAACTACGCAGGCATCGCCTACTCCGACGACGATGGGGAAAACTGGACCGTCTCGGACACCCGCTGGGACAACACCCCCGCGGGTGACCATCCGTTCCAGATGCAGGCGTACGCGCGCAAGGGCGGCGACATCTACGTGTTCGGCACGCAGAACGGCCGGAACGGGCCGGCATCCGTCGCCCGTGTCCCCGAGCGCAAGCTCCTCGACAAGTCGGCGTACCGCTATTGGGACGGTCACCGCTGGAGCAAGGACGAGGCGGATGCCGTCCCGATCGTCGAAGCGCCGGTGAGCGAGCTGTCGGTGCAGTACGACGCGTACAGCAAGCGGTTCCTGCTCATGACGCTCTCGGGCGAGGACATCGTGCTGCGCACCGCTAAGAACCCGCAGGGCCCGTGGTCGGCGCCGCAGACGGTCGCGAGCTCGGCCGACTACCCCGGTTTGTACGGCGGCTACTTCCACCCATGGAGCGAAGCCGGCGAGATCTACTTCGCGATGTCGCAGTGGAGTCCGTACAACGTCTACCTCATGCGGATGCAGGTCGACCCGGACGGCCGGATCGTGAACCCGAATCTCGTGTCGAACCCGAGCTTCGAGCGTGCGGACGCGATCGGCGACGGCACGGGCGGGACGTGGGCGTGCACGCCGAACTGCGGCATCGACACCGCGCCGGCGAGCTCCTTCAGCGGCGACCACAACGCGTTCGTGCGATACAACACGGGCTGGCGGAACATCTGGCAGGACGTCACGGTCCAGCCGAACACCAGCTATCGCCTGACCGGCTGGGTGCGCACGTCCGTCAACAGCGATGCGGGATTCTTCGGCGCGCGCACCACAGAGGGGAACGTCGTCTCCGAGGCGCACTTCGTCTCACTCGGCCCGTGGACCAAGCTCACCGTCGACTTCGAGAGTGGACCCCTCAGCACCGTGCAGGTCTTCGCGGGGGTGTGGACCAACAGCGGCGACATCTGGCTGCAGGTGGACGACGTCGCCGTCATCCGGCAGTGA
- a CDS encoding DUF4185 domain-containing protein has protein sequence MTKIRIMGGAPVASGVPPLRLRVAHVDQANTVLTASDGDLWPSAWADDGALYAAAGDGTGFARHVWSDIVVNRIDGHPETGLTGERLSDGDAVAPIWQPGSFNRKPTGMVAVDGNGDSRDELYLAVQDLRMPDAVGGFDEAPTATVVRSDDYGRTWTWPRDPMFSDHVFTTIMFLDLGQSNGGSPWVYAYGIDGNWRTSFAKLVNDPTRLFLARVPAASVQDRATWEFVSAFEADGTPAWSRDITRRIPVLVDERRFYPTPAFGNGAHDFTCIAQGSVVWNPGLGRYLYSTWSEYTFEFFEAPAPWGPWRLLHSHDFGHFPWHGPRSPLAKHGGYAPTMPSKFISPDGRDLWLQSNWFVPASSRGGRAYCFGLRRVRFDPGQAAVTAASGNLARCLDASPLVSRVREGHESVLADGRRDIAEDSAFGPGSGEDVWGYEWPSPRRFDRIVYAPGPQDSLGGWFADGPRVEVRVDGRWMPVLRVTVKPPYRNDFTALEEDEYVFTFAPVTADGVRLTGTAGGPLRYTSISELEVWAPASSPAGRPGPDRRSPS, from the coding sequence ATGACGAAGATCCGCATCATGGGCGGGGCGCCGGTGGCATCCGGCGTCCCGCCGCTGCGCCTCCGCGTCGCGCACGTCGACCAGGCCAACACGGTGCTCACGGCGAGCGACGGCGACCTGTGGCCGTCCGCGTGGGCAGATGATGGCGCGCTGTATGCGGCCGCCGGCGACGGCACCGGCTTCGCCCGGCACGTCTGGAGCGACATCGTCGTCAACCGCATCGACGGTCATCCCGAGACGGGGCTGACCGGCGAGCGGCTCAGCGACGGCGATGCGGTCGCGCCGATCTGGCAGCCGGGCTCGTTCAACCGGAAGCCGACGGGGATGGTGGCTGTCGACGGCAACGGCGACAGCCGCGACGAGCTGTACCTCGCGGTGCAGGACCTGCGCATGCCGGACGCCGTGGGTGGCTTCGACGAGGCGCCCACGGCGACGGTGGTGCGATCGGACGACTACGGCCGCACATGGACCTGGCCGCGCGACCCGATGTTCTCAGACCACGTCTTCACGACCATCATGTTCCTCGACCTCGGCCAGTCCAACGGGGGCAGCCCGTGGGTGTACGCATACGGCATCGACGGCAACTGGCGCACGTCGTTCGCGAAGCTCGTCAACGACCCCACACGGCTCTTCCTCGCCCGCGTGCCGGCGGCGTCGGTGCAGGATCGGGCGACCTGGGAGTTCGTGAGCGCCTTCGAGGCCGACGGAACGCCGGCGTGGTCACGCGACATCACCCGCCGCATCCCCGTCCTCGTCGACGAGCGCCGCTTCTACCCGACGCCCGCGTTCGGCAACGGCGCTCACGACTTCACCTGCATCGCGCAGGGCTCGGTCGTGTGGAACCCGGGTCTCGGCCGCTACCTCTACTCGACGTGGAGCGAGTACACGTTCGAGTTCTTCGAGGCACCCGCACCGTGGGGTCCGTGGCGACTGCTGCACAGCCACGACTTCGGCCACTTCCCGTGGCACGGACCCCGGTCGCCGCTCGCGAAGCACGGCGGCTACGCCCCGACGATGCCGTCGAAGTTCATCTCGCCCGACGGGCGGGACCTGTGGCTGCAGAGCAACTGGTTCGTGCCGGCGTCGTCGCGGGGCGGACGCGCCTACTGCTTCGGACTGCGCCGCGTGCGGTTCGATCCCGGCCAAGCCGCCGTCACTGCGGCATCCGGCAACCTCGCCCGCTGCCTCGACGCGTCTCCGCTCGTGTCCCGCGTGCGCGAGGGACACGAGTCGGTGCTCGCCGACGGCCGGCGCGACATCGCGGAGGACTCGGCGTTCGGTCCGGGCTCGGGTGAGGACGTCTGGGGCTACGAGTGGCCATCGCCGCGTCGGTTCGATCGCATCGTGTACGCGCCGGGGCCGCAGGACTCCCTCGGCGGATGGTTCGCGGACGGTCCACGCGTCGAGGTGCGCGTCGACGGGCGGTGGATGCCCGTGCTTCGCGTGACGGTGAAACCGCCGTACCGCAACGACTTCACAGCACTCGAAGAGGACGAGTATGTCTTCACCTTCGCCCCGGTGACCGCCGACGGCGTCCGACTCACGGGCACCGCCGGCGGACCGCTGCGCTACACCTCGATCTCCGAGCTGGAGGTGTGGGCGCCCGCGTCTAGCCCTGCTGGTCGGCCAGGCCCAGATCGCCGATCACCTTCGTGA
- a CDS encoding ABC transporter substrate-binding protein, with translation MKHSAVRLAIATVAIGTLAMTTACGSGGGDADADGVTTVQFWQNQFSNEDNAWFKKAVQDFNAAQNDVKVVLTVVPGDAWEQKLKAAQAAGKAPDMYTMNYSAVPMNARNAQLAPITDHISEEGWKDLDERFLDAVTVDGEQYAYPIYYEPSALLFYRTDLYEAAGLDPAAPPKTWDELIDAGLKLKATDDKTVPFQIAQNAVELSWTTWGAQFGTAGHLPISEDWSEEEATDAKYEPLFQFYQDLYGKGILAKQALSGYGDASPLGQGKLASMASGSWAISLLLADYPQMIDKLAVAPMPTVDGDPSRTTSTLGGWTIGVDAKSKNVEAAASAISWMLAEGTSVPKAYFTGTKFTKLSPRNSLAEELAADPNRTVNPFYDVLLESTKTAILEPTYDWQVSLAMGTALEKAMRGGDIAQAQAEAGATITKVIGDLGLADQQG, from the coding sequence ATGAAGCACTCAGCAGTACGCCTGGCGATCGCGACGGTCGCCATCGGAACGCTCGCCATGACCACCGCCTGCGGGTCAGGGGGCGGTGACGCCGACGCCGACGGGGTCACCACCGTGCAGTTCTGGCAGAACCAGTTCTCCAATGAGGACAACGCGTGGTTCAAGAAGGCGGTGCAGGATTTCAACGCCGCCCAGAACGACGTGAAGGTCGTGCTCACCGTCGTGCCCGGCGACGCGTGGGAGCAGAAGCTCAAGGCCGCGCAGGCCGCCGGCAAGGCTCCGGACATGTACACGATGAACTATTCGGCTGTGCCGATGAACGCCCGCAACGCGCAGTTGGCGCCGATCACGGATCACATCTCCGAAGAAGGCTGGAAGGATCTCGACGAGCGCTTCCTCGATGCGGTGACCGTCGACGGCGAGCAGTACGCCTACCCGATCTACTACGAGCCCAGCGCGCTCCTGTTCTACCGCACCGACCTCTACGAGGCGGCAGGGCTCGACCCGGCGGCGCCGCCGAAGACGTGGGACGAGCTCATCGACGCCGGCCTGAAGCTCAAGGCGACCGACGACAAGACCGTCCCGTTCCAGATCGCGCAGAACGCGGTGGAGCTGTCGTGGACGACGTGGGGCGCCCAGTTCGGCACGGCAGGTCACCTGCCCATCTCGGAGGACTGGTCCGAGGAGGAGGCGACCGACGCGAAGTACGAACCGCTGTTCCAGTTCTATCAGGACCTGTACGGCAAGGGGATCCTCGCGAAGCAGGCGCTGTCCGGATACGGCGACGCATCCCCGCTCGGACAGGGGAAGCTCGCCAGCATGGCGTCGGGCTCGTGGGCCATCAGCCTCCTCCTCGCCGACTATCCGCAGATGATCGACAAGCTCGCGGTCGCCCCCATGCCCACCGTCGACGGCGACCCGAGCCGCACGACCTCCACGCTCGGCGGCTGGACGATCGGCGTCGACGCGAAGTCGAAGAACGTCGAGGCTGCGGCATCCGCCATCAGCTGGATGCTCGCGGAGGGCACGTCGGTCCCCAAGGCGTACTTCACCGGCACGAAGTTCACGAAACTCTCGCCGCGGAATTCGCTCGCCGAGGAGCTCGCCGCAGACCCGAACCGCACCGTGAACCCGTTCTACGACGTGCTGCTCGAGTCGACCAAGACCGCGATCCTCGAGCCGACGTATGACTGGCAGGTGAGCCTTGCGATGGGCACGGCTCTGGAGAAGGCGATGCGCGGCGGAGACATTGCGCAGGCGCAGGCGGAGGCCGGCGCGACGATCACGAAGGTGATCGGCGATCTGGGCCTGGCCGACCAGCAGGGCTAG
- a CDS encoding carbohydrate ABC transporter permease yields the protein MAVALDVAHTSAPAPTRRKHRDGLWWLYAIGKTIAGAVFVLAALFPLAWMVIAGFKSKTEVIQTPFQFFPEVWHWENYVQILADPTFTRTMLWTFLGAALFTLLALTVNSLAAYAFARLDFRFKRTLWVLVITTMFIPGMTILLTSFIVVTNLQMLDTLAVLVIPGAASAGMIFFIRQFYLSIPSSLEEAAMLDGCGRFRIFTHLFLPLSKPPFVVMGITAFLAYWNSYVWPIMTITTPEQFVVQQYLATFRSERSTELGLLMAGSALAAAPVIILFLIFQRQIIGNIKMAGLK from the coding sequence ATGGCGGTCGCTCTCGACGTCGCGCACACCTCCGCACCCGCTCCCACGCGGCGCAAGCACCGCGACGGCCTCTGGTGGCTCTACGCGATCGGCAAGACCATCGCCGGAGCCGTGTTCGTTCTGGCGGCGCTCTTCCCGCTCGCGTGGATGGTGATCGCGGGCTTCAAGTCCAAGACCGAGGTCATCCAGACGCCGTTCCAGTTCTTCCCCGAGGTGTGGCACTGGGAGAACTACGTCCAGATCCTCGCCGACCCGACGTTCACGCGGACCATGCTGTGGACGTTCCTCGGCGCCGCGCTCTTCACGCTCCTCGCGCTCACCGTGAACTCGCTCGCGGCCTACGCGTTCGCCCGCCTGGACTTCCGGTTCAAGCGCACGCTGTGGGTGCTCGTCATCACGACGATGTTCATCCCCGGCATGACGATCCTCCTCACGAGCTTCATCGTCGTGACGAACCTGCAGATGCTCGACACCCTCGCGGTGCTCGTCATCCCGGGCGCCGCGAGCGCCGGGATGATCTTCTTCATCCGGCAGTTCTACCTGAGCATCCCATCGAGCCTCGAAGAGGCCGCGATGCTCGACGGATGCGGGCGCTTCCGCATCTTCACGCACCTGTTCCTGCCGCTGTCGAAGCCGCCGTTCGTCGTCATGGGCATCACGGCCTTCCTCGCGTACTGGAACTCGTACGTGTGGCCGATCATGACCATCACCACGCCCGAGCAGTTCGTCGTGCAGCAGTACCTGGCCACCTTCCGGTCGGAGCGCAGCACCGAGCTGGGCCTGCTCATGGCGGGATCCGCCCTCGCCGCGGCTCCGGTGATCATCCTCTTTCTGATCTTCCAGCGGCAGATCATCGGCAACATCAAGATGGCCGGTCTCAAGTGA
- a CDS encoding carbohydrate ABC transporter permease, whose amino-acid sequence MTATQTMMSETKPMIQPGGRHARRQHAKYRYRDGRIAYFLILPAVVLLGIFVIWPAIYAIYLSFHDWSFYKDPEFVGWRNFTNVLNDPLFWAAIGRGFVFVLMTVPVMLLLAFFFASLVVSVSRWAASTLKVSIYIPTIISSVITSIIFALIYNYSGGLLNAALAVFGIDPVAWIGDPAWALLAIAVPAVWLGLGLTSLIMVAAMIDIPTEYYEAASMEGANWWQKTAFITLPQLKNVGLYLLITGFVAAIQQFELPLVMTGGGPLDSTTLPNLFIFNHFRNDINVGYSIAAALLLFVVLGTVSALVFKFVNSERLVD is encoded by the coding sequence ATGACCGCGACGCAGACGATGATGAGCGAGACGAAGCCGATGATTCAGCCCGGCGGCCGTCACGCCCGACGTCAGCACGCCAAGTACCGCTATCGGGACGGGCGGATCGCCTACTTCCTGATCCTTCCCGCGGTCGTGCTCCTCGGGATCTTCGTCATCTGGCCGGCGATCTACGCGATCTACCTCTCGTTCCACGACTGGAGCTTCTACAAGGACCCCGAGTTCGTCGGCTGGCGCAACTTCACGAACGTGCTCAACGACCCGCTCTTCTGGGCGGCGATCGGGCGCGGGTTCGTGTTCGTGCTCATGACCGTCCCGGTCATGCTGCTGCTCGCGTTCTTCTTCGCGAGCCTCGTCGTGAGCGTGTCCCGGTGGGCGGCGAGCACGCTCAAGGTGAGCATCTACATCCCGACGATCATCTCGTCGGTGATCACCTCGATCATCTTCGCCCTCATCTACAACTACTCGGGCGGTCTGCTCAACGCGGCGCTCGCCGTCTTCGGCATCGACCCGGTCGCGTGGATCGGAGACCCGGCGTGGGCGCTGCTCGCCATCGCCGTGCCGGCGGTGTGGCTCGGGCTCGGCCTGACATCGCTCATCATGGTCGCCGCGATGATCGACATCCCGACCGAGTACTACGAGGCGGCCTCGATGGAGGGCGCGAACTGGTGGCAGAAGACGGCGTTCATCACGCTGCCGCAGCTGAAGAACGTCGGGCTGTACCTGCTCATCACCGGCTTCGTCGCGGCGATCCAGCAGTTCGAGCTTCCCCTGGTCATGACCGGCGGCGGACCGCTGGACTCGACGACCCTGCCGAACCTGTTCATCTTCAACCACTTCCGCAACGACATAAACGTCGGGTACTCGATCGCCGCCGCGCTGCTGCTGTTCGTCGTGCTCGGCACGGTGTCGGCGCTCGTGTTCAAATTCGTCAACTCCGAGAGGCTGGTGGACTGA
- a CDS encoding ABC transporter substrate-binding protein has product MHKRYSRLAVTVVATAAVGALLAGCGAGGGDTGDSADGVTTIQFWHRTFTPVENEWYADIVKKFNESQDEIKVVDTEVPADAWDQKMKSAQAAGKAPDIYTHPGSIQDAVNAGQLHELNGIVSDDALGEIIDAALPVSAVGDTYYAYPLLLEPQTVLFWNKDMLSAAGLDPEVGPATWGELIDMCAEIQPTLSDGQYCISPASDAVTFAWSTVGQQYNFSGHTALTSDWTAPDINDSGYKSLMESYKELWDNDYMPKQALAAYVEGKDFGEQKAAFKVSGSWMMSEIGSDYPDLLGKTGIGAFPNADDAEGDTATTLGNFKWVVDAKSKNAEAAGKFLEWAIAGDPENLVPFFVNTQFTKVPVRESVQDAVAADAAAADAPWSGIIVNDIAPTAIPEPTYPWDISLAVGTAMESVMKGAASVDDAIKTAEDAINTVIQRDDLPSKAPKS; this is encoded by the coding sequence ATGCACAAGAGGTACAGCAGGCTCGCAGTCACTGTCGTGGCGACCGCAGCCGTCGGTGCTCTGCTCGCCGGATGCGGCGCGGGCGGAGGCGACACGGGCGACAGCGCCGACGGCGTCACGACGATCCAGTTCTGGCACCGCACGTTCACGCCCGTCGAGAACGAGTGGTACGCCGACATCGTCAAGAAGTTCAACGAGTCGCAGGACGAGATCAAGGTCGTCGACACCGAGGTGCCCGCCGACGCGTGGGACCAGAAGATGAAGTCCGCGCAGGCCGCCGGCAAGGCCCCCGACATCTACACGCACCCCGGCTCGATCCAGGACGCGGTGAACGCGGGACAGCTGCACGAGCTGAACGGCATCGTCTCGGACGACGCGCTCGGCGAGATCATCGACGCCGCGCTGCCCGTCTCGGCGGTCGGCGACACGTATTACGCCTACCCGCTCCTGCTCGAGCCCCAGACGGTCCTCTTCTGGAACAAGGACATGCTCTCGGCCGCGGGCCTCGACCCCGAGGTCGGACCCGCGACGTGGGGCGAGCTCATCGACATGTGCGCCGAGATCCAGCCGACGCTCTCGGACGGCCAGTACTGCATCTCGCCCGCGAGCGACGCGGTCACCTTCGCGTGGTCGACGGTCGGCCAGCAGTACAACTTCTCGGGTCACACCGCGCTCACCTCCGACTGGACGGCGCCCGACATCAACGACTCCGGCTACAAGTCGCTCATGGAGAGCTACAAGGAGCTGTGGGATAACGACTACATGCCCAAGCAGGCTCTCGCCGCATACGTGGAGGGCAAGGACTTCGGCGAGCAGAAGGCCGCCTTCAAGGTCTCGGGCTCGTGGATGATGTCGGAGATCGGCTCGGACTACCCCGACCTGCTCGGCAAGACGGGCATCGGCGCGTTCCCGAACGCGGACGACGCGGAGGGCGACACGGCCACGACGCTCGGGAACTTCAAGTGGGTCGTCGACGCGAAGAGCAAGAACGCCGAGGCGGCGGGCAAGTTCCTCGAGTGGGCGATCGCGGGCGACCCGGAGAACCTCGTGCCGTTCTTCGTGAACACGCAGTTCACCAAGGTGCCGGTGCGCGAGTCGGTGCAGGACGCGGTGGCGGCTGACGCCGCAGCGGCGGATGCCCCGTGGTCCGGCATCATCGTCAACGACATCGCGCCGACCGCGATCCCCGAGCCCACCTACCCGTGGGACATCTCGCTCGCGGTGGGCACCGCGATGGAGTCGGTCATGAAGGGGGCCGCGTCGGTGGACGACGCCATCAAGACGGCGGAAGACGCGATCAACACGGTGATCCAGCGTGACGATCTGCCGAGCAAGGCGCCCAAGTCCTGA
- a CDS encoding DUF4185 domain-containing protein translates to MAERARARVRAAAAVAASVALALGMTACAGSLPSVESGADKPFVLDGVSNLTEIAQLTGPDAINDTEAAAVAGTDLGSMANLGDRTYFFFGDTFGERAPESTGGQGGIWRSNVSAWTTDDDPSDGIAFDGWAPADDLGWAQALVEGEHDINDGDGEVTKIPTHGFAIGETLYISYMSVSYWGEPGTWDANHAGLAKSTDRGETWTALESPRWPGDSNFIQVAPVRVEDGGTEYLYFWAIPAGRFGGVQLMRVPATEQAVEDQAAYTYFAGTDDDGNPRWVSDMEAAETVIEGTIGELSVMWSEYLDRWIMTSSDAGNAYIREGITPWGPWGDPIELVRASDYPGLYAPFMNPRYVDEGGRRIYFAMSLWGPYNVFWFSVDLEKAAD, encoded by the coding sequence ATGGCCGAACGAGCCCGTGCCCGCGTCCGAGCCGCCGCGGCGGTCGCCGCATCCGTCGCTCTCGCCCTCGGCATGACGGCGTGCGCGGGCTCGCTGCCGTCCGTCGAGAGCGGCGCGGACAAGCCGTTCGTGCTGGACGGGGTCTCGAACCTGACCGAGATCGCGCAGCTCACGGGTCCGGATGCGATCAACGACACCGAGGCCGCGGCGGTCGCCGGCACCGACCTCGGCTCGATGGCGAACCTCGGCGACCGCACGTACTTCTTCTTCGGCGACACGTTCGGCGAGCGCGCCCCCGAGTCGACGGGCGGCCAGGGCGGGATCTGGCGCTCGAACGTGTCGGCGTGGACGACCGACGACGACCCGTCCGACGGCATCGCGTTCGACGGATGGGCGCCGGCGGATGACCTCGGCTGGGCGCAGGCGCTCGTCGAGGGCGAGCACGACATCAACGACGGCGACGGCGAGGTCACCAAGATCCCGACGCACGGGTTCGCGATCGGCGAGACGCTCTACATCTCGTACATGTCCGTGTCGTATTGGGGCGAGCCGGGCACGTGGGACGCGAATCACGCAGGACTCGCGAAGTCGACCGACCGGGGCGAGACGTGGACCGCGCTCGAGAGCCCGCGGTGGCCGGGCGACTCGAACTTCATCCAGGTGGCGCCCGTGCGGGTCGAGGACGGGGGCACGGAGTACCTGTACTTCTGGGCGATCCCGGCGGGCAGGTTCGGCGGCGTGCAGCTCATGCGGGTGCCGGCGACCGAACAAGCCGTCGAAGACCAGGCGGCGTACACCTACTTCGCGGGAACCGACGACGACGGCAACCCCCGGTGGGTCTCCGACATGGAGGCCGCCGAGACGGTCATCGAGGGCACGATCGGCGAGCTGTCGGTCATGTGGTCGGAGTATCTCGACCGCTGGATCATGACGTCCTCGGATGCCGGGAACGCCTACATCCGCGAGGGGATCACCCCGTGGGGGCCGTGGGGCGACCCCATCGAGCTGGTGCGGGCGTCCGACTACCCCGGTCTCTACGCCCCGTTCATGAATCCGCGTTACGTCGACGAGGGCGGCAGGCGCATCTACTTCGCGATGTCGCTGTGGGGTCCGTACAACGTCTTCTGGTTCTCGGTCGACCTCGAGAAGGCGGCTGACTGA
- a CDS encoding serine hydrolase, whose product MTPITVRDLAAARDAILDEFAVVGVRGLLHAVDIDTGHEIGVNSDELVVTASVFKLPILVELCRQYTTGRRTPVERIRIAAGEYVVPGSTGIAPMLDDVELSLRDLAFLMMSVSDNRATDVIADLVGLDAVNATLRTFGLERTTVEVDCRGIFRSIEEDLGMSLEQLDAAVRADEGGIADRIRGLSCSDPAATDRTTPREITTLLAAVWRDEVIGADAAAEVRRILGQQAWPHRLMAGFPDSRIRVSGKTGTIFGVRNEAGVVEYPTGERFAIGVFLQEPWLEQRNPDADRVIGTAARIATDYLRESQTAYPA is encoded by the coding sequence GTGACCCCCATCACCGTTCGCGACCTCGCCGCAGCCCGTGACGCGATCCTCGACGAGTTCGCGGTCGTCGGAGTACGCGGCCTCCTCCACGCCGTCGACATCGACACGGGTCACGAAATCGGGGTGAACTCCGACGAGCTCGTCGTCACCGCGAGCGTCTTCAAGCTGCCGATCCTCGTCGAGCTCTGCCGCCAGTACACGACCGGCCGGCGCACCCCGGTCGAGCGCATCCGCATCGCCGCCGGAGAGTACGTCGTGCCGGGCTCGACCGGCATCGCCCCAATGCTCGACGATGTCGAGCTGTCGCTGCGCGACCTCGCGTTCCTCATGATGTCGGTGAGCGACAACCGCGCGACCGACGTCATCGCCGACCTCGTCGGCCTCGACGCCGTGAACGCCACCCTCCGCACCTTCGGCCTCGAGCGCACGACCGTCGAGGTGGACTGCCGCGGCATCTTCCGCAGCATCGAGGAGGACCTCGGCATGAGCCTCGAGCAGCTCGACGCCGCGGTGAGGGCCGACGAGGGGGGCATCGCCGATCGCATCCGCGGCCTCAGCTGCAGCGACCCGGCGGCGACCGACCGCACGACGCCGCGCGAGATCACGACCCTGCTCGCCGCGGTGTGGCGCGACGAGGTGATCGGAGCGGATGCCGCCGCCGAGGTGCGCCGCATCCTCGGGCAGCAGGCGTGGCCGCACCGCCTCATGGCGGGGTTCCCCGACTCGCGCATCCGGGTGAGCGGCAAGACCGGCACGATCTTCGGCGTCCGCAACGAGGCCGGCGTCGTCGAATACCCCACGGGCGAGCGCTTCGCGATCGGCGTGTTCCTCCAGGAGCCGTGGCTCGAGCAGCGCAACCCCGACGCAGATCGCGTGATCGGCACGGCGGCCCGCATCGCCACGGACTACCTGCGCGAATCGCAGACCGCGTACCCGGCCTGA